CAGTGTCCAATCATGAACATTAGATCGACATATTTCGATTTATTTTATTGCATCATGATTTCGCAACTATGTGAGCAGATTGCGGAAAAACTATGACTTTTTACAAATTGGATGAGATTGGATGCAATTTCGGTCAAAAGGCGCGAAAAGCGCCATGACAGCGCGGCTGGAAACACGCCCCGCTCTTGATGCGCCCACATTGATCCGCGAAGCCCGTTTCACGTTCGTACGCGGTCTGACCTGGGCCGGGATCGTCAGTGGCTTCATTAATGTCCTGCAATTGACCGTGCCGCTTTTCATGCTGCAGGTCCATGACCGTGTGATTAACAGTCAAAGCATCGATACCCTGAAGCTTTTGCTGGTGATCGCCGTGGGTGCCATCATTCTGTATGGCATTCTGGATTTCATTCGTGCCATGACCTTTCAGGAAATGGCGAAGTCATTGTTGCGGCGCCTAAACCTGCCGGCCATTGCCGCGGCCATGAGTGTTTCTATGGAAAAAGGATCGACGCCGGGCACGCAGGTTCTGCGCGATCTGGCCGATCTTCGGACCTTCATTAACGGCAACACCATTGGCGCCCCGCTTGAAGCCCTGTGGGCCCCGATTTTTCTGGGGGTCATGTTTGCGCTTCATCCGTTTTACGGGCTGGCTGGCGTGATCGGCGTCATCATGCTGGTCGGGCTTAGCCTGCTGGGTGATTTGCTGTCGCGCCGGGTCACCAAAGAGGCCAATGACGCCAATCTGCGCAACATCGCTGATATCGGGTCGAGCATCCCGCATGCCGAGGCCATCGAAGGCATGGGCATGATGCCCGCGCTTGCGATGCGCTGGCGTTCGGCCCAGCATCACACAACCGAACTGCTTGATATCGCCAATGCGCGCGGCAAGGGCATGTATGCCCTGACACGGTCGCTGCGTTATGGCCTGCAGGTTGGTGTGCTGGCAATGGGTGCGGCCCTTGTGATCAAGGGTGAAACATCGCCAGGTGCCATGATTGGTGGCACCGTGATCATGGGCCGCTTGCTGCTGCCGTTTGACAATGTCACCCGTGACTGGCGTGGCTGGGTCAATGCCATGTCGGCATGGCAGCGCATTCGCCAGATCCTTGAACAGCGCCAGTCCGAACGCGAGGTTGAACCCACCCCGCGCAGCGAGGGGCCGCTTGTGGTTGATAACCTGGTCTATGCTGTTGCTGGCAATAATGTGCCGGTTCTCAGGGGCCTTTCATTTGAAATCAATCCCGGCGAAATCCTGGGTGTGATCGGCCCGTCGGCGGCAGGTAAATCAACCCTGTCGCGGGTCATTATCGGGGCGGCCAAACCTACGGCGGGCGGTGTCTATCTGGATGGGCACAGCACCTATTTGTGGGAACGCGGGTCTTTTGGCGACATGGTGGGGTATCTGCCGCAGTCGGTGTCGCTGCTGAACGGGACCATCCGTGAAAATATTGGCCGCATGCGCGATGCCGACCCGCGCAAGGTGATTGATGCCGCGCGTGCTGCCGGTGTGCATGAAATGATCGGCCGTATGCCGCTGGGCTATGACACGCCAATTGGCGGGGGCCGTTATACCCTGTCAGGCGGGCAGAAACAGCGTATTGCGCTTGCCCGTGCGCTGTATGGCTGGCCGCGTCTGCTGGTGCTGGACGAACCCAATGCCAACCTGGATGCCGAAGGCGAAGCATCGCTTATTCGCGCCATTCGGGCGGCATCGGAAAATGGGGCGATGGTCGTGCTGATTGCGCATCGCCAGTCCATTATGCGCTATGCCCATAAATTGCTGGTCCTTCAGGAAGGGCGCATCAAGCAGTTTGGCGAGCGTACCGATGTGGTCCAGGCGATTACCGAACAGGGCCACGATGTAAAATCCCTGCCGGATTCCACCCGTAAATATGTTGCCAATGGCGGCAAGCTGGAAAATGGAGGTGCGGCATGAATCGCGTAATCAACCTTGATGAACGGGGTGATGTGATCAACCCTGATGCCCCGCAACCGGTCTGGCACCAGGTGCTGGCTGAAGAACGGGCAGCATCCAAACAAAGCCTGCGCAAACCCATGATTGCCGGGGCACTGGTAATTATCATTGGCTTCGGTGGCTTTTTGCTGTGGGGTTTTAATGCCCAGCTTGATAGTGCGGCGGTGGCATCCGGCTCGGTGATTGTCGATTCGCGCAAGAAAACCGTGAACCATCTTGAAGGTGGTATTCTTAAAAAGCTGCTGGTTGATGAAGGCGAACGGGTCCGTAAGGGCCAGCCGCTGGCATTGCTTGATGGCACCCGAACCCAGTCCGAGCTTGAACAGCTTCGCGGCGAGAAATACGGCCTTCAGGCCAAGCTTGCCCGGCTGCGGGCCGAACAGAATGGCGATAAAACCGTCGCCTTTCCCGAAAACCTGCTGTCATCGAAGGAAACCTATGTTTCCGACATTCTAAGCGATGAAAAACGCCTGTTTGACAAACGCAACGAGGTTTACACCGCCAAGCGTGATGCTCAGGAAAAGCAGATCAAGCAGTTCTCGGCCGAGGCAGAAGCCCTCGATTCCCAGATCCAGGCTCGTGGTCATCAGCAGAAACTGGTGAAAGAACAGCTTGATGGCGTGCGTGAGCTGGCCTCCAAGGGCTATGCAACCCGCACCCAGCTTGTGGAAATTGAAAATAACTGGAGCGATCTGGTCGGCGATGCTGGCGAGTTCAAGGCACAGCGTGCTGCGGCCGAACAGCAAAAGGCCGGGGCCGAGATTGAACTGGCATCAATTGAAATGGAATGGCAAAGCGATATCGCCAAATCCATTCAGGAAACCCAGCTGGCCCTTAATGACGTTAACCAGCGCATTACCGCCAAGGATGATGTACTGAAGCGCCTTGAAATCCGTTCCCCGCAGGAAGGGATCGTCAGTAATATCCAGATCAGAACGCCTGGCGGGGTTATCAGCCCGGCACAGCCAATAATGGATGTGATACCCGATGAAGAACCCCTTGAGATCGAGGCGATGATTAACCGCCGCGATATTGATGCGGTCAATATGGGGGCAGATGCCCAGGTGCGCCTGACGGCCTATAACCAGCGTCGTCTGTCGCCAATTAAGGCGAAAATCAGCTATATCGACGCTGATCAGACCGTCGATGAGAAGCGTGATTCATCCTATTATGTCGTTCGTGCCAAAATTGACCCGGACGAGCTGGCAAAACACCCCGATATCAAACTGCGTGCGGGGATGCCCGCTGACATTCTGGTGCTTAACAAGCCGCGCACCGCGATCGATTATCTGCTTGATCCGATCGCCGAAAGCATGGATCGCGCCTTCCGCGAGGATTAATCAGGTCCTTGAAATCCCGGGTTGGGGCGGGGCAGGGATGCCCATCTCACTGCCCCAAACCCGCAGGATTGCTGGTTTTTCCAACCCGTGTACCAAATCAAAAGACCGGCCCTTCAAAGGCTGGTCTTTTTTTGTCGCATAGTGATTCAAAATTTAAATCAAATGTAGATTAAATATTGGAAAATAATAAAAATAAGAAACCAAGTAAAATAATGTAAAAATCAGATCTCTACATAATATCGCCACAATAATACCTTGATAATAACTTCCTATCAAAAAGCAAAAGAATATAGGGTTCGTGTGTGGCCGTTTCCAAGGCGATACACGTTCCTGAGGGAACGGCCAGCCTCTAGTCACACCGAAACCCGAAACGGGATAAGAAGGAGGATATGATGGCAACTCTCGAAGGCGGCGCCTACGACGATACGCTTCTCGGCTCGCGCTTCAGCGATGTGATCTTTGGTCGCGGCGGTGACGATACCCTGTTTGGACATGGGCAGAACGACGTTCTGTTCGGTGAAGAAGGCGATGACCACCTGTTTGGTGGTTCCGGTGACGATGCCCTGCTGGGTGGCGCCGGTCGCGATCTTCTGTTTGGCGGGTCGGGCGACGACCAGTTGCTTGGCGATAGCGGTAACGACATGCTGTTTGGCGGTCATGGTGATGATCAGCTTTTCGGTGGAGCTGATGATGACCTGTTGTCAGGTGGTAAAGGCGACGACCTGCTGGATGGTGGCGATGG
The window above is part of the Thalassospira marina genome. Proteins encoded here:
- a CDS encoding type I secretion system permease/ATPase — its product is MTARLETRPALDAPTLIREARFTFVRGLTWAGIVSGFINVLQLTVPLFMLQVHDRVINSQSIDTLKLLLVIAVGAIILYGILDFIRAMTFQEMAKSLLRRLNLPAIAAAMSVSMEKGSTPGTQVLRDLADLRTFINGNTIGAPLEALWAPIFLGVMFALHPFYGLAGVIGVIMLVGLSLLGDLLSRRVTKEANDANLRNIADIGSSIPHAEAIEGMGMMPALAMRWRSAQHHTTELLDIANARGKGMYALTRSLRYGLQVGVLAMGAALVIKGETSPGAMIGGTVIMGRLLLPFDNVTRDWRGWVNAMSAWQRIRQILEQRQSEREVEPTPRSEGPLVVDNLVYAVAGNNVPVLRGLSFEINPGEILGVIGPSAAGKSTLSRVIIGAAKPTAGGVYLDGHSTYLWERGSFGDMVGYLPQSVSLLNGTIRENIGRMRDADPRKVIDAARAAGVHEMIGRMPLGYDTPIGGGRYTLSGGQKQRIALARALYGWPRLLVLDEPNANLDAEGEASLIRAIRAASENGAMVVLIAHRQSIMRYAHKLLVLQEGRIKQFGERTDVVQAITEQGHDVKSLPDSTRKYVANGGKLENGGAA
- a CDS encoding HlyD family type I secretion periplasmic adaptor subunit — translated: MNRVINLDERGDVINPDAPQPVWHQVLAEERAASKQSLRKPMIAGALVIIIGFGGFLLWGFNAQLDSAAVASGSVIVDSRKKTVNHLEGGILKKLLVDEGERVRKGQPLALLDGTRTQSELEQLRGEKYGLQAKLARLRAEQNGDKTVAFPENLLSSKETYVSDILSDEKRLFDKRNEVYTAKRDAQEKQIKQFSAEAEALDSQIQARGHQQKLVKEQLDGVRELASKGYATRTQLVEIENNWSDLVGDAGEFKAQRAAAEQQKAGAEIELASIEMEWQSDIAKSIQETQLALNDVNQRITAKDDVLKRLEIRSPQEGIVSNIQIRTPGGVISPAQPIMDVIPDEEPLEIEAMINRRDIDAVNMGADAQVRLTAYNQRRLSPIKAKISYIDADQTVDEKRDSSYYVVRAKIDPDELAKHPDIKLRAGMPADILVLNKPRTAIDYLLDPIAESMDRAFRED